One window of the Zea mays cultivar B73 chromosome 3, Zm-B73-REFERENCE-NAM-5.0, whole genome shotgun sequence genome contains the following:
- the LOC100285474 gene encoding single-stranded DNA-binding protein — protein sequence MAASSASLLARRLIMSRRFLSSPLGSLSTTTATRSFSISSPGFKSFVVESDLENEHDQPPADQNRQQTSNSPRPPDTTRPLENGLDPGIYKAILVGKVGQEPMQKRLRSGKTVVLFSLGTGGIRNNRRPLDREEPHQYADRCSVQWHRVCVYPDRLGTVALNNVKTGTILYLEGNLETKVFCDPITGLVRRIREIAVRSSGRLLFLGNDANAPKLGEVKGVGYF from the exons ATGGCGGCCTCGTCCGCCTCCCTCCTCGCCCGTCGCCTCATCATGTCCCGCCGCTTCCTGTCATCCCCACTCGGCTCCCTCTCTACCACAACCGCGACGCGCAGTTTCTCGATCTCTTCTCCCGGGTTTAAAAGCTTCGTTGTGGAGTCCGACCTTGAGAACGAGCACGACCAGCCCCCCGCGGACCAGAACCGCCAGCAGACGTCGAACAGCCCGCGCCCGCCCGACACCACCCGCCCTCTCGAGAACGGCCTCGACCCCGGCATCTACAAG GCGATACTGGTGGGGAAGGTCGGGCAGGAGCCGATGCAGAAGCGGCTGCGGAGCGGGAAGACCGTCGTGCTTTTCTCGCTCGGCACCGGTGGCATCCGCAACAACCGCCGCCCGCTGGATCGCGAGGAGCCGCACCAGTACGCCGACAGGTGCTCCGTGCAGTGGCACCGCGTCTGCGTCTATCCAGATCGCCTCGGCACCGTCGCGCTCAACAACGTCAAGACTGG CACTATTCTCTATTTGGAAGGAAATCTTGAGACCAAAGTGTTCTGTGATCCAATTACTGGGCTAGTTAGACGCATAAGAGAAATAGCTGTGCGTTCAAGTG GTCGTCTCTTGTTTCTGGGCAATGACGCCAATGCTCCAAAGTTAGGCGAAGTCAAGGGCGTCGGCTACTTCTGA